Proteins from a genomic interval of Triplophysa dalaica isolate WHDGS20190420 chromosome 13, ASM1584641v1, whole genome shotgun sequence:
- the rnf217 gene encoding probable E3 ubiquitin-protein ligase RNF217 — translation MEDDSSARVNVTERMPGYGRDGASLRESSGIRSTDFGRDVRSDPKVPASSLLLSSKDVLEFHKHKHESVGNNKASNERESVRAADILRRNCGDPEKVETGFEIEPEESDHEKDEEGKTCSVKPNLEDPEVADPDGNLNIDCKRGEELKEHVYCTVYCIANDNYRIPVEKTSDNETSQSPSSSSDVLVSLPTDSDLSDREPYPVPYTVSDLVSGLNSSYNANNSVSVVLTCRICLDDRPITPLHCCKKAVCEECLKRYISSQVHAGRSELVCPITECSGFLDESLVISHLSSEELTKYKYFLELSRLDSSTKPCPQCSLFTSLKGHGQQTSTKTEHKYKIQCTTCQFVWCFKCHAPWHEGLKCRDYKKGDKLLRNWASVIEHGQRNAQKCPRCKIHIQKMEGCDHMSCTQCNTNFCYRCGEKYRHLRFFGDHTSNLSVFGCKYRYLPEKPHLRRLVRGSVCMSKLLVAPVLIILVVIVGALALVIGLFVLPVYYICKRRRKNTQGSGRWLC, via the exons ATGGAAGATGACTCTTCCGCGCGCGTGAACGTCACCGAGCGAATGCCCGGTTACGGACGCGACGGGGCATCTCTCCGTGAATCCAGCGGGATACGGAGCACAGATTTCGGCCGAGATGTCCGCAGCGATCCGAAAGTGCCCGCATCCTCCTTATTATTGTCGTCGAAAGATGTTCTGGagtttcacaaacacaaacacgagtCCGTTGGCAACAATAAAGCAAGCAACGAGAGAGAAAGCGTACGAGCCGCGGATATCTTGAGAAGAAATTGTGGAGATCCGGAGAAAGTGGAAACGGGATTTGAGATTGAACCGGAGGAGTCGGATCACGAGAAGGATGAGGAAGGGAAGACATGTAGTGTCAAACCAAACCTGGAGGATCCTGAAGTGGCTGATCCTGATGGGAATCTTAATATTGATTGTAAGAGGGGAGAAGAGCTCAAAGAGCACGTCTATTGTACAGTGTACTGTATTGCCAATGATAACTATAGGATACCTGTCGAGAAAACGTCTGATAATGAAACATCACAGTCACCCTCATCATCCTCAGATGTTTTGGTTTCACTTCCCACCGACTCGGACTTATCTGACCGTGAGCCCTACCCAGTCCCCTATACAGTGTCCGACCTGGTGTCTGGATTAAACAGCTCTTATAACGCCAACAACAGTGTTTCTGTCGTGTTAACGTGTCGCATTTGTCTCGATGACAGACCCATCACGCCGCTACACTGTTGCAAAAAGGCAGTTTGTGAAGAATGCCTGAAAAGATACATCAGCTCTCAG GTTCACGCGGGTCGGTCGGAATTGGTGTGTCCCATCACAGAGTGCAGTGGATTTTTGGATGAGAGTTTGGTCATTTCGCACCTGAGCAGCGAGGAACTAACAAAATACAAGTATTTTCTGGAGCTCAGCAGACTGGACTCGAGCACTAAACCCTGCCCGCAGTGCAGTCTCTTTACATCACTGAAGGGACACGGCCAACAGACATCCACCAAAACCGAACACAAGTATAAG ATTCAGTGCACAACGTGCCAGTTTGTCTGGTGTTTTAAATGCCACGCGCCCTGGCACGAAGGTCTGAAGTGTCGAGACTACAAGAAGGGAGACAAACTGTTGCGTAACTGGGCAAGCGTCATCGAACACGGCCAGAGAAATGCTCAAAAGTGCCCACGCTGCAAG ATCCACATTCAGAAGATGGAGGGCTGTGATCACATGTCTTGCACACAGTGTAACACCAATTTTTGTTACCGATGTGGGGAAAAGTACAGGCACCTGCGATTCTTTGGAGACCACACCTCCAACTTGAGCGTGTTCGGTTGCAAGTACCGCTACCTACCTGAGAAACCCCACCTGCGACGGCTGGTCCGAGGCTCTGTTTGTA